Within the Piliocolobus tephrosceles isolate RC106 chromosome 15, ASM277652v3, whole genome shotgun sequence genome, the region CTTCAGCTCTTTGAGCTTCCCTCTCTATCTGCTGACCCTTGAGTGCTAGATGACAAGGCCCAGCAGGTGGTGGGAACTCTAAGCATGGAGCCAAGAACCTCCAGTGTGGGAAGGAGTCTCAAAAGCTGCCACCTATTGTCTGAGCAGCAACAGGACTCTGGCTTCAACAGGGGTGCCTGGGGCAGGTGGCAAAGGGCTGGGTCCCTCAGGTTTGTGGAGTTAGGGGCTGGGGCAACTGTGGTGAACGGGTAGGCCACCCTGTCCAAAAGGCAGCAGCAACTACTCACCTCCAGGAAATGCTCCCATgtggccagaattttttttttttttttgagatggagtctcactctgccacctaggttggagtgcagtggcacactctcagctcactgcaacctccgcctcccaggtttaagcgattctcttgtctcagcctcccgagtagctgggattacaggtgcccaccaccacgaccagctaatttttgtatttttagtagagacaaggtttcaccatgttggccaggctggtcttgactcctgacctcaggtgatccgcctgcctcagcctcccaaagtgctgagattacaggcatgagacatagcgcctggccagaaattctgGTTTTTAAAGAGAAGCCTGATATCCAcattttttatgtgaaatctgatttttaaattctggcaattatttgaaaacatttagcTGGCTGCCGTgacatgcacctgcagtcccagctgcctgggaggctgaggcgggaggactgcttgagcccaggagtttgggtgCCGCAATGCATGATGGCCTTGCCTGTGAATAcagcaccactccagcctgggtaacactgcaagacccccatctcttaaaaaaaaaaaaaaatttaaacacgtCTCAGGGCACTGTCAGCAGcctctgttgtttgtttgtttttgagacagagtttccactcttgttgccaggctggagtgcaatggcacaatgtcagctcactgcaaacttcgcctcctgggttcaagtgattcttctccctcagcctccctagtagcaggaactacaggtgcccaccaccacgcccggctgatttttgtatttttagttgagatggggtttcaccatgttagccacactggtgttgaattcctgatctcaggtgatctgcctgccttggcctcccaaagttctcggattacaggcatgagccatggcacctggcccacCCTCTGGTTTTGAGTGGTGGCCTCCTTGAGTCCCGTGGTTCTCGGAGCCCCACTGTGGTCCATCAGTCCTGCCACCCATCCTTGGCTCCCTGCACCCAGCTTCGACTCCAGGCCCTCCACTGGCCTGGCTCCCTGCACTCGCCTCAGCTCCGTTGTTCCGCTCTGCTGCACCAGACTCCCCCGGCCCAGCGCGTCCTCCGTGGAACCTGGCTCTCCCCTATTCCGAATCGGCACACAGCTGGTGGCCTGGTCCCGCCGAAACCCAAAACCTGTGCCACCAACCTCAGGTGGAACCTGGTGCTTCCCAGAGGCACCAGGGCACTGCCCTGGCGTGGGGGCGCTCCCGTCTGAGATCACTCATTCTCGTCCCCTCCTCCCCCCAACCTCAGGTCTCCAGCCCTGGTCCTGTcctcagtctctgctcactgagGAATCAGAGGCACTGATGGGAACCCACCATTTAGGCCGGTTGTGAGCCGGGACGCTGCCCTCCGAGAATCGGGTACAGTTAGTACCAGGCTGTGGGGCACTGGGCCCAGAGGGTGTCCTGGAAGCATGACTACATCGGGCTCTAGCATCTGTGCCAAAACAGGGtcccctgcctcctgcccaggGCGCCCACCTGCCCGGGACAGACGCCACACAGGAGGTGCATTCTCCAGATGGGCCTCCAGAGGGCGCCGTGATCACAGCGCTGAGCCGCTTGTGCTCAAGTCCTGCCCGTCTTTGTGCCGGGGCCGGTATTGCTTTGCGGATGAAGGGACCCGGCCCCTTTTGTCCAGGGGATCTGACCCCAGTGGTCTGTGGCCCAGCACCCAGGGCCTGGAGGGTGGACGGAactcatccccccccccccccccccctttttttttttttttgagttttgctcATTGCCTAaggtggagtgcaggggcgcagtctcagctcactgcaacctccacctcctgagttcaagtgattctcctgcctcagcctcccaagtagctgggattacaagcgcccgccaccatgccccgctagtttttgtattttttgtagagacagagtttcaccgtgttggccaggctgttcacgaactcctgacctcaggtgatccgcccaccttggcctcccaaagtgctgggattacaggtgtgagccactgcacctggtcccttCCCATTCTTTATCATCCACTGGGCCTCTGCAGCTCGGAGGGAACGGCTGCATGTGGCAGTGGGAGCTCAGGGCAGGTCACTGCAGGTGCTTAGGCTGGCATCTTGGCATCTCTCAGAAGAAAGGAGGTGGAAGTTTGGGAGATGCCCCTGCAGAGCCTGAGTGCTCTCAACAGCAGGGACCACCACCCTCTGTGCCTCCACCGGCCACAGGCCTCGCTTGGAAGGTGCCTGAGCTCCCCTCCACAGGCTGCTCCTGAAGGAGGTGGCCAGGGGCAGAGGCTGGATAGGGTGCACTTTTGGCCTGGCTGCCCACTCCCTGGTGCCAAGCATGCTGCACATTCCCTGGCCTGGGTTCTGTCATTGTGAATGGTGGCCTTGGGCACGCAAGACCCTGCCCatccctggcctcagcctccctacctGCAAACTGGGGCCCCTCCCATGGCCGGAGAGCATGAGCATCCCGGCATCCCAGGCCCAGCGGGCACGGCAAGTTCCAGTGGTGCGTGTCGCCCGCTGAACCTGCTCACACCTGATGCCCTGACATCTACCCTCTGCTTGGCCAGCAGTGGCCCCCCTTTTCCAGGACTACATGTGGAACTGCTTGGGTGCAGGCTGCTTGTGGAGGGAGGGGACGGTGCCTCTGAAAAGAacccaccctccctcctcctgaGCCAAGACCCTGCTCCCATCAGGCCTGCGGCAAGCAGGGCGTCAGGCCACAGGGGCTCTATATGAGCCTCGGGGCAACCACATCTGAAACCGCAGGGACTTGTTACCGACGCAGACACCCAGGCTGAGACCAGTGCATTTGCTCCCCTTTCCCTCCAGGCACCTCCTGTGATTTCAATCCAGGGGTCATTCTGGACTGTCCATGTGGGTCAGGCAAGTGGGATGGTGCTGCAGACAGGGCTCGGCTACAGGCCCCAGAAAATCTACATCCACCACCAAGGCAGACCAACTCAGGCGTCCTGGCCACACCCCCAAACCCCGGGGGGCACTGGTAACAGCCTGGGGTCCTGCTCAGAGCAGAGGAGTCACACAGCCTGTGCAGCCCGCCTCTGCCCCTCCTGCCAGGGGAACCTGGGCAAGTCACTGACCCCAGGGTCTCCAATTCCCATCTCCACAATGAGGAGGGCAACATGTGTTCCCTGAGGCTCAACTAGGAAGCCAGACTGAGGGCAAGGATGGATGTCAGAGGCTGCCTAAACATGGGCAGAGGCTGGGGTTTGCTTTAGGTCTGCTCTTGAGCGGTGGTGGCGTTCAGGTCCACCTCCTTGGCCCCCTAATGGCagctctcccccctccccccaacaaGCTCACCCCCGCCTTGCCTGCCGTTACAAAGGCCCATACCGTGCACACCTCAGGGCTATATGTGGATTCacattggtttctttttattggaTTTTCCGTGGGCAACCTGGGTGCTTCGAGCTCTGCTCTGGGGCAGTGGGAGCTGCCCACCCTCTCCCAGGGCCTTGTAACAACTGGGtcctcagctcctgggctcaggctgcTGCCTTGAGATAAACCCAGTTTTCCCACTGCCTCCTTCACTTGTGCCAGGCTGCCCAGCCAGGGGCATGGCCTGGGTGTCCTGGGTAACAGGCACTAGTCCGGAGCCCCCTAGCAGCAGCACCTGCCCGCTGTCGGCCCCAGTCGACTCCACAGTGTACGCAACACCATGGGCTGGCCTACAGCTTGGTGTTGAGGTGGAAGAAGTGGGGCGCTGCATAGGTTGTGACTGGTGGTGCGTGCCAGGCAGATGAGGCCGGGCAAAGTCTGTGGCGGAGAGCGCTGTCGAAGGACGTGGGGGGGAAGTGCATCAGGCCAGCGGCCATGGGTGAGGGGCCTGCAGTGGCCAGGAAGTGGGCCGGGAAGGCTGGGATGACCAGGGGGCTGAAGGGGAGTGCAGCCTGGCCCTTCAAGGGGCCCGGGGTGCCGGTGAAGTTCAGCGGGCAGTGCAGCATGGTGCCCCTGTAGGCCTCTGGGGGCACAGGCCCCAGGGCTGGGCCCAGAAGGCAGGAGACCAGGCCGGACCCCGCAGGTTTGGCCCCACATTTCTTGGCATCTGCCTCCTTAAGAAAGGGAGACACGGCCCGCAGTCTCTTCCCGCTGTGGGCAGCACCCTCTTCCTCGAGGCTGCGCTTGCTGCCCAGGCCTGTGCTACCGGGGAAGGTGGGTGGGAGCGTGGGGCTCTCGGCTGGGACCTTGGCCATGGGGGACACCCAGCAGGCTTTGGGCTTGGGGTAGAGAATACCCTTTCTGGAGCCGCCTTTGTGGAATGCGGAAGGGCGGTTGACGTCCCCGCCCCACACCAGCTGGGGCTCTTTCACGGACAGCCCCTCTTTGCCAGGAGGCCCCAACAGCGCCCCATCTTTAAGTCTGGAGAAGAAGTCCCTGGGGTGCTGGCTGACAGGCTTCAGCACCTCGGTGGGGTGGGTGTGGAAGCAGCCTGTGAAAATGGGGGCTGCCGGGCAGGGGCCCGCTGGAGCCCCCTCCCTGAGGCTGCCACCCGGGGACTGCAGTCCCTCCTGAGGGGTCAGCCGGTGCCTGGAGTTCTCAGTCAGCCCTTTGGGGCTCTGGGGACTCCCTGGGAGGTGAACAGCTGGGGACGCCTGGGGCTCTGCCCCATGGCGACAGCCCTCCTCCTGGCACTGCAAGGCCTCCACCTTGCTCACCTGGGCGAGGAGCTTCTTTTTGGCCAGTGGTGACATGATGCCGTGTGTCCCCTTGCAGTAGAAGCTGGATAGGAGCCGCTTGTAGGCCTCAGGGCAGCCGCTGGCACCCGCAAAGGACACAGAAGACCCAGAGGCCGGGCCCTGCTGTTCTGTACTGTTCCTGGGAGGCTCCTGGCTAAGAAGCGGTGCTGGGTCAGCAACATCTGCTTTGGTCTTTCCTGGCATCATCTGGAATGAGAGAAAGCCATGCCCCAGGGCCGCCTGAGCCATGCATCCTGACCTGAGGAGCAGGAGGCAGCACTTTCAGGCCTGCCTAGGTCCCGCGCTAGCCCTTGCAGTCCTTTGTACAGAATTTTCCAAAGGAGCCCTGTCCTCTGAGTGGACACAGCCTCAGGTCGGGACACAGGGCCTGGTGGGGGGGtgcaggctggagttcagagTCTACTTGCACAAGTACAGAACTTGTGCACTGTGGAGAACCTGGAACCTTGCAAGTCCCGCCCTGGGTGCATGTTCTGTGTGTTCGGAGCAGACAGCTCCGTGGCCACAGGgagttgtggggtgggggggctaCAAGAGGCAGGGGACAGGGTGGCCCCAGCCAGCCACAGGCCTACCTGGTCCATGTGCCGCTCCTCCTTGGCCTTCTTCGGCCGTTCGGTGGCCCCATCATCCCCCCTGTTCTCCTTGGCCATCTTGTACTGTTTCCTGGGCTTGGAGGTGGGCAGCGGCTTGTCATCCTCCCCCTTCAGGTGCCGCACATACGGCAGAACCAGCCTAGGGAGGAACCAGTCATGTCCCCAGGAGGCCGGCGCCCATCCCTTCCACGGGCCTCTGTGGCCTCCTCTGAGCCCCCCTTTCCCTGCCGGCGCCGAGGAAGACCCTCTTCTCAGCTCCCTCAGTGGCTGCGCCCAGCCAGCCTAGGCCCCCGCAGCGCTGAGGACGGCACACAACCCGGCCGCTCCGGGCAGAGTCCACCCAGCCCTTCCGGCGAGGTCGGACGAGGCCCCGCAGGGCAGGCGGCGTCCAGCACCCAGGCCGCCCCACCTACCTCTCGTAGTGGCGGCGCGTGCACGTGGCCGCGCTGGTGCTGCCCGGGCTGCCCCCCAGCTCGTCGTACACGTTCTTCCAGAGGCGGCGCCCGGTCACCTGCAAGGGCACCTCGTGAGGGCGCGGCCGGCGAGCGCCCCCTGGCGGCGGGGTCCTTGCGGCTCTGGCCGCCCTCGCCGGGACTCGAAGGACCGCGATTTGGCAGCTGACTGCAGCTCCCACCGCGGCCGGCTGACTCTCCCTCCCAGGGCCACGGACTGCTGGCCCAAGCAGTTTTTCCAACACGGGGCGGCCAGAACAGATGGGGAAGGCTGAAAAGCTGCTTTGAGCAGCAGAGAACCAGCGgggcaggcagggaggaaggggcagGACTGGGGATCCTGGCTCTTCCCCTGTCCAGAGGCAAGGACAGCGCTGCTGGCTCACCCCAGGGAGATGCAGTTTGGCAAGCACTGGGGGTGCCTTCCTTACCAGCTCATAGGCCCCCAGCTTCTCCACTGCCTTGTAGATCTTCCACAGGTTTACTGAGGAGAGAGGGGCAGGCTGGCCGTCAGCCTCTGTGGGAGGTGGGGCAGCCACCCCTTCCTAGTGCCCTGACACGCGGGCACAGACCAGCACACACCCAGCCAGGGCCACTGCAGTAGATGGGCAGGCTGTGGCCTGTGCACCGCTGGCCCAGTGGCAGCCTGGAGGGAGGCCTCCTTTCTATCTGCAACCTGGGTCACCCAGAGTGGGAGTGCCTGCCCGATGCCCTGCCTGGGCGGGGTTCCCTGCTGGGCCCCCCTCCCTGCCTGCACCCCAGGGACGCACTCTGCTTGAAGCCAAGATGGGGCACCCTCTCGATGGGCGTGTGTCGCTCCTTCATGAACTTGTAGAGGCTGACCAGGAAGGCCTGCTCCTCCTCCcgctcctgctcctcctcccgcTCCCCGCCTGCCTCGGGGGAGTCCTGGGGAGAGAACAGGAGGCATTGGGATGGGCCCCAGTTGGTGGCTGGCTGCAGGGGATGTGCAGAAACCACTGGCTGCAGGAGGAATAAGGTACCTGCCCCCAACCCCAGTTTCCCAGATTGCACCTAGCCACTGTTCTGGGAGGGAGTGACTGTTCCTGGGTTCGGCAGGCGCAGGTGTCAGCGCTCAGTGCCCCAGGGCAGGGGCTAGAGTTCAGAACCTCCCCAGAGGCTGGGCACCCTAGAGGAGCTGGCTCCAGAGGTGGCCACAAGAGCAGTCCCCAGCCTTCTCCAGGCCAGGGTCACTTCTCTGTCTTGTTCTTGATATTTGTGTCAGCTCCTCTGCCAGACTAGGAGCTCCCGGAGGGCAGGCTCAGTGTCCCGGGACTCCCCGCcgccctctcccccacccccaatgcTGACGTTCCCCGagcctctgtgtccccagcctGCCGTGCTGAGCACAGGGAGGTGAAGCCCTGGGCTTCAACTGCACACTGCTGTCAGGGGCACAGGACTTTTGGTTGTGGGTCCCAGAGGGGCAATCTCCGCTGATGCCGTTCGTTCATCCAGCAAGTAGCTCAGGGCAGAGAGCCCAGGGCCTACACCCTGCTCAGAGAACAGACAGCTTCCAGGACATAAACCATCTAGACTAGGACAGCACAGACAGCCATGTGTTCCCAAAATATTTgatccagctgggcatggtggctcacgcctataatcctagcactttgggaggccgaggtgggtagatcacccaaggtcaggagttcaagaccagcctggccaacatggggaaatcccatctctactaaaaatacaaaaattagccaggcctggtagtgcatgcctgtaatcccagctactcaggaggctgaggcagaagaatcgtttgaacccaggaggtggaggttgcagtgagccgagattgtgccactgccctccagcctgggtaacagtgagactctgcctaaaaaaaaaaaaaaattgattcaagtttatttcagtgtttttactttttttgttagtTGTAAATAGCTTCTGTAATAGTTTAGTGTTTTTAAGGTATTAAAGACCTCTGAGAAGAAACAACATACGAACTCACATATCACCCATGAAATCATAACATGCCGGGGCCCTGGGCTGGTCTGTGCAGACCTCAGAAGGAAGGCTCTCTCACAGCTGCTCAAGTCAATCTGCTCCTCCAGGCCTCTACTCTGAATTCCCGGCAAGCTGCTAAAGACGACTGCCATTTGCAAACACTTTTCTGCATGAATCAGGATACTTTTCCAGACTGTGCCACCAAAGCAAACAGCCAAAATGAATGAAAGCCGGGACCAACTGTGCTCTGAAAAAGCTGCCTGCAGCGCCCCCTTCAGACTCCGCTCATCGCAACAGCCCTGTTGGTCTCACTGAGTGACGACCTGCAGCGCCCCCTTCAGACTCTGCTCATCGCAACAGCCCTGTTGGTCTCACCGAGTGACGTTATATGCCCACCTTATGCATCTGGATGAATGGATATGAATGTGGTTTTGCATCATGGGCTGGAGCTTTTGTCTGTGTTATGGATCAGGGTGGTGGGCCATCTTCACTTGAAAAAAGGGGTCTGCTACAAAAACCAAGATTGAAACTCTCTGGCACAGAAGACAAGTAAGTCCCCTGGCTGCTGGACAGGGCCAGGGTAGGAACATATCTGCTTCCTGAGAGCTTGGGGAGTGTCCAGGTTCACCTGGAGGCTGAACACAGGTGAGGGTGGCAGGGAAGAGCGCCCAGGGAGTCAGCAGAGGGACTCAACTCACCTCCAGTGGGATGGGGTTCTGGCTCCCGTTCTGCTCGCCAACAGGTTTGGGTGATGCAGGTGGATCTAGGGCGTCACCCTCTGCGGACTGCTTCCTGTTCCCTTTGACAGGGGCTGCTGCAAGGAGAGACGGAaggaggaaggggtggggagagagcaCCTGAGATGCAAGCAGGAGGAACAGGAGCAGTCTCCCCATCCCCAGTCAGAGTCGTGAGAGGGCGCCGGCGCAGGGGCTCACTCCTgggatcccagcactctgggaggcccaggcaggcgatcacctgatgtcaggagttcgagacctgtctggccaacctagtgagaccctgtctctatcataaaaaaaaaaagaattggccaGAGGAAGGGGTGTGTCCCTGGCTGCACAcaggctacacacacacacacacacacacacaccctcctccccactcccccacagCCCACTGCATCTGCTCCACACCTgccccttttctttcctctgctccAGCTATCTCCCCACATCTTCCAAGGCAATGCAAAACTACCTTGAGGTCAAGTCACAGGAGGCCGGGGTTCGGCTGTGGCGCTTGGGaaaatcctgtctccaaaatCTGCCCCATGCTGAGACATAGAGTTGAGAAGCACCTCAGTCTCACTGGAGAGCTAAAGGATCCCATGGCTGTGGTCCCAAAGCAACACAGGGGTCCCTGGGTAGTAGTTCCCCTGGGAATATTCGGGAACATCTGACCTTCCCGAGCATCTGCAGAGTTCTA harbors:
- the ARID5A gene encoding AT-rich interactive domain-containing protein 5A isoform X5 yields the protein MAKENRGDDGATERPKKAKEERHMDQMMPGKTKADVADPAPLLSQEPPRNSTEQQGPASGSSVSFAGASGCPEAYKRLLSSFYCKGTHGIMSPLAKKKLLAQVSKVEALQCQEEGCRHGAEPQASPAVHLPGSPQSPKGLTENSRHRLTPQEGLQSPGGSLREGAPAGPCPAAPIFTGCFHTHPTEVLKPVSQHPRDFFSRLKDGALLGPPGKEGLSVKEPQLVWGGDVNRPSAFHKGGSRKGILYPKPKACWVSPMAKVPAESPTLPPTFPGSTGLGSKRSLEEEGAAHSGKRLRAVSPFLKEADAKKCGAKPAGSGLVSCLLGPALGPVPPEAYRGTMLHCPLNFTGTPGPLKGQAALPFSPLVIPAFPAHFLATAGPSPMAAGLMHFPPTSFDSALRHRLCPASSAWHAPPVTTYAAPHFFHLNTKL
- the ARID5A gene encoding AT-rich interactive domain-containing protein 5A isoform X3 — translated: MGRLLLFLLLASQVLSPHPFLLPSLLAAAPVKGNRKQSAEGDALDPPASPKPVGEQNGSQNPIPLEVTGRRLWKNVYDELGGSPGSTSAATCTRRHYERLVLPYVRHLKGEDDKPLPTSKPRKQYKMAKENRGDDGATERPKKAKEERHMDQMMPGKTKADVADPAPLLSQEPPRNSTEQQGPASGSSVSFAGASGCPEAYKRLLSSFYCKGTHGIMSPLAKKKLLAQVSKVEALQCQEEGCRHGAEPQASPAVHLPGSPQSPKGLTENSRHRLTPQEGLQSPGGSLREGAPAGPCPAAPIFTGCFHTHPTEVLKPVSQHPRDFFSRLKDGALLGPPGKEGLSVKEPQLVWGGDVNRPSAFHKGGSRKGILYPKPKACWVSPMAKVPAESPTLPPTFPGSTGLGSKRSLEEEGAAHSGKRLRAVSPFLKEADAKKCGAKPAGSGLVSCLLGPALGPVPPEAYRGTMLHCPLNFTGTPGPLKGQAALPFSPLVIPAFPAHFLATAGPSPMAAGLMHFPPTSFDSALRHRLCPASSAWHAPPVTTYAAPHFFHLNTKL
- the ARID5A gene encoding AT-rich interactive domain-containing protein 5A isoform X2 yields the protein MAAPVKGNRKQSAEGDALDPPASPKPVGEQNGSQNPIPLEDSPEAGGEREEEQEREEEQAFLVSLYKFMKERHTPIERVPHLGFKQINLWKIYKAVEKLGAYELVTGRRLWKNVYDELGGSPGSTSAATCTRRHYERLVLPYVRHLKGEDDKPLPTSKPRKQYKMAKENRGDDGATERPKKAKEERHMDQMMPGKTKADVADPAPLLSQEPPRNSTEQQGPASGSSVSFAGASGCPEAYKRLLSSFYCKGTHGIMSPLAKKKLLAQVSKVEALQCQEEGCRHGAEPQASPAVHLPGSPQSPKGLTENSRHRLTPQEGLQSPGGSLREGAPAGPCPAAPIFTGCFHTHPTEVLKPVSQHPRDFFSRLKDGALLGPPGKEGLSVKEPQLVWGGDVNRPSAFHKGGSRKGILYPKPKACWVSPMAKVPAESPTLPPTFPGSTGLGSKRSLEEEGAAHSGKRLRAVSPFLKEADAKKCGAKPAGSGLVSCLLGPALGPVPPEAYRGTMLHCPLNFTGTPGPLKGQAALPFSPLVIPAFPAHFLATAGPSPMAAGLMHFPPTSFDSALRHRLCPASSAWHAPPVTTYAAPHFFHLNTKL
- the ARID5A gene encoding AT-rich interactive domain-containing protein 5A isoform X1, coding for MGRLLLFLLLASQVLSPHPFLLPSLLAAAPVKGNRKQSAEGDALDPPASPKPVGEQNGSQNPIPLEDSPEAGGEREEEQEREEEQAFLVSLYKFMKERHTPIERVPHLGFKQINLWKIYKAVEKLGAYELVTGRRLWKNVYDELGGSPGSTSAATCTRRHYERLVLPYVRHLKGEDDKPLPTSKPRKQYKMAKENRGDDGATERPKKAKEERHMDQMMPGKTKADVADPAPLLSQEPPRNSTEQQGPASGSSVSFAGASGCPEAYKRLLSSFYCKGTHGIMSPLAKKKLLAQVSKVEALQCQEEGCRHGAEPQASPAVHLPGSPQSPKGLTENSRHRLTPQEGLQSPGGSLREGAPAGPCPAAPIFTGCFHTHPTEVLKPVSQHPRDFFSRLKDGALLGPPGKEGLSVKEPQLVWGGDVNRPSAFHKGGSRKGILYPKPKACWVSPMAKVPAESPTLPPTFPGSTGLGSKRSLEEEGAAHSGKRLRAVSPFLKEADAKKCGAKPAGSGLVSCLLGPALGPVPPEAYRGTMLHCPLNFTGTPGPLKGQAALPFSPLVIPAFPAHFLATAGPSPMAAGLMHFPPTSFDSALRHRLCPASSAWHAPPVTTYAAPHFFHLNTKL
- the ARID5A gene encoding AT-rich interactive domain-containing protein 5A isoform X4, which encodes MAAPVKGNRKQSAEGDALDPPASPKPVGEQNGSQNPIPLEVTGRRLWKNVYDELGGSPGSTSAATCTRRHYERLVLPYVRHLKGEDDKPLPTSKPRKQYKMAKENRGDDGATERPKKAKEERHMDQMMPGKTKADVADPAPLLSQEPPRNSTEQQGPASGSSVSFAGASGCPEAYKRLLSSFYCKGTHGIMSPLAKKKLLAQVSKVEALQCQEEGCRHGAEPQASPAVHLPGSPQSPKGLTENSRHRLTPQEGLQSPGGSLREGAPAGPCPAAPIFTGCFHTHPTEVLKPVSQHPRDFFSRLKDGALLGPPGKEGLSVKEPQLVWGGDVNRPSAFHKGGSRKGILYPKPKACWVSPMAKVPAESPTLPPTFPGSTGLGSKRSLEEEGAAHSGKRLRAVSPFLKEADAKKCGAKPAGSGLVSCLLGPALGPVPPEAYRGTMLHCPLNFTGTPGPLKGQAALPFSPLVIPAFPAHFLATAGPSPMAAGLMHFPPTSFDSALRHRLCPASSAWHAPPVTTYAAPHFFHLNTKL